In the Streptomyces sp. NBC_00525 genome, one interval contains:
- a CDS encoding TetR family transcriptional regulator → MTEGQPSAALPTGLRERKKRRTRDALLVAALELFTTHGYEETTVDEITDAVEVSQRTFFRYFAGKEAVVFAVQDMVESHFLSELRQRPAGEAPFEAMRQAVLCAWNNIGEAVESIIPVELHMRAYRMIESTPSLLAVHLHRGIQLENRIAELIAGREGLDMAVDPRPRVAVAAFSGVMRAAGQLWGQGRDAGMDSLRTLTETYLDALAPALAGDWRAP, encoded by the coding sequence GTGACCGAAGGGCAGCCGTCCGCGGCCCTCCCGACGGGGCTGCGCGAGCGCAAGAAGCGGCGTACCCGCGACGCGCTGCTCGTCGCCGCCCTCGAACTCTTCACCACCCACGGGTACGAGGAGACCACCGTCGACGAGATCACCGACGCGGTCGAGGTCTCCCAGCGCACCTTCTTCCGCTACTTCGCGGGCAAGGAGGCCGTCGTCTTCGCCGTGCAGGACATGGTGGAGTCGCACTTCCTCTCCGAACTGCGCCAACGGCCCGCCGGCGAGGCTCCGTTCGAGGCCATGCGCCAGGCCGTGCTGTGCGCCTGGAACAATATCGGAGAGGCCGTGGAGTCCATCATCCCGGTCGAACTCCACATGCGGGCCTACCGGATGATCGAGTCGACCCCGTCGCTGCTCGCCGTCCATCTGCACCGCGGCATCCAGCTGGAGAACCGGATCGCCGAACTGATCGCGGGGCGCGAGGGGCTGGACATGGCCGTCGACCCGCGCCCCCGGGTCGCGGTCGCCGCCTTCTCCGGCGTGATGCGGGCGGCCGGCCAACTGTGGGGCCAGGGGCGGGACGCCGGGATGGATTCGCTCCGCACGCTGACCGAGACCTACCTCGACGCGCTCGCCCCGGCCCTCGCCGGGGACTGGCGCGCACCGTAG
- a CDS encoding peroxiredoxin, whose amino-acid sequence MAIEVGTQAPDFELKDNHGRTVKLSDFRGEKNVVLLFYPFAFTGVCTGELCALRDELPTFENDDTQLLAVSNDSIHTLRVFAEQEGLEYPLLSDFWPHGETSRAYGVFDEEKGCAVRGTFIIDKEGVVRWTVVNGLPDARDLNDYVKALGAL is encoded by the coding sequence ATGGCGATCGAGGTCGGCACCCAGGCCCCGGATTTCGAGCTGAAGGACAACCACGGCCGGACCGTGAAGCTCTCCGACTTCCGCGGTGAGAAGAACGTGGTGCTGCTGTTCTACCCGTTCGCCTTCACCGGCGTCTGCACGGGCGAGCTGTGCGCGCTCCGCGACGAGCTGCCCACGTTCGAGAACGACGACACGCAGCTGCTCGCCGTCTCCAACGACTCCATCCACACCCTGCGCGTCTTCGCCGAGCAGGAGGGCCTGGAGTACCCGCTGCTGTCGGACTTCTGGCCGCACGGCGAGACCTCGCGGGCGTACGGCGTCTTCGACGAGGAGAAGGGCTGCGCCGTGCGCGGCACCTTCATCATCGACAAGGAGGGCGTGGTGCGCTGGACGGTCGTCAACGGGCTGCCCGACGCGCGCGACCTCAACGACTACGTCAAGGCGCTCGGCGCGCTCTGA
- a CDS encoding TerD family protein, producing MGVTLAKGGNVSLSKAAPNLTQVLVGLGWDARSTTGADFDLDASALLCQSGRVLGDEWFVFYNNLTSPDGSVEHTGDNLTGEGEGDDESIIVHLTQVPAHCDKIVFPVSIHEADNRGQTFGQVSNAFIRVVNQADGQELARYDLSEDASTETAMIFGELYRYNGEWKFRAVGQGYASGLRGIALDFGVNVS from the coding sequence ATGGGCGTCACGCTCGCCAAGGGAGGCAATGTCTCCCTCTCCAAGGCCGCACCCAATCTCACCCAGGTGCTGGTCGGTCTCGGCTGGGACGCACGATCCACGACCGGGGCCGACTTCGACCTCGACGCCAGCGCGCTGCTGTGCCAGTCGGGCCGGGTGCTCGGCGACGAATGGTTCGTGTTCTACAACAACCTCACGAGCCCCGACGGTTCCGTGGAGCACACCGGTGACAACCTCACGGGTGAGGGCGAGGGCGACGACGAGTCGATCATCGTGCACCTCACGCAGGTGCCGGCCCACTGCGACAAGATCGTCTTCCCGGTCTCGATCCACGAGGCCGACAACCGCGGCCAGACGTTCGGCCAGGTCAGCAACGCGTTCATCCGCGTCGTCAATCAGGCCGACGGCCAGGAGCTGGCGCGGTACGACCTCAGCGAGGACGCCTCGACGGAAACCGCGATGATCTTCGGCGAGCTCTACCGCTACAACGGCGAGTGGAAGTTCCGTGCAGTTGGTCAGGGGTACGCGTCGGGGCTGCGCGGCATCGCTCTAGACTTCGGGGTCAACGTTTCGTAA
- a CDS encoding TerD family protein, with protein MGVSLSKGGNVSLTKAAPNLTAVIVGLGWDARTTTGGDFDLDASALLTNAEGKVANDGNFVFFNNLKSPDGSVEHTGDNLTGEGEGDDEVINVNLATVPADVDKIVFPVSIYEAESRQQSFGQVRNAYIRVVNQADNSELARYDLSEDASTETAMVFGELYRNGAEWKFRAIGQGYASGLRGIAQDFGVNV; from the coding sequence GTGGGAGTCAGCCTCAGCAAGGGCGGCAACGTCTCGCTGACCAAGGCCGCGCCCAACCTGACCGCGGTCATCGTGGGTCTCGGCTGGGACGCCCGTACCACCACCGGCGGGGACTTCGACCTCGACGCCAGTGCTCTGCTGACGAACGCCGAGGGCAAGGTCGCCAACGACGGCAACTTCGTCTTCTTCAACAACCTCAAGAGCCCCGACGGCTCCGTCGAGCACACCGGTGACAACCTCACCGGTGAGGGCGAGGGCGACGACGAGGTCATCAACGTCAACCTGGCCACGGTGCCGGCCGACGTCGACAAGATCGTCTTCCCGGTCTCGATCTACGAGGCCGAGTCCCGCCAGCAGAGCTTCGGCCAGGTCCGCAACGCGTACATCCGCGTCGTCAACCAGGCCGACAACAGCGAGCTCGCCCGCTACGACCTGTCCGAGGACGCCTCGACCGAAACCGCCATGGTCTTCGGCGAGCTGTACCGCAACGGCGCGGAGTGGAAGTTCCGGGCCATCGGCCAGGGCTACGCCTCCGGTCTGCGCGGCATCGCGCAGGACTTCGGCGTCAACGTCTGA
- a CDS encoding DUF3052 domain-containing protein: MSATADHAEERTNPATRLGFEPGQVVQEIGYDDDVEHELREGIEAITGQDLVDEEYDDIADVVLLWFRDEDGDLTDALVDAIGLIDEGGEIWLMTPKTGRDGYVEPSDINEASQTAGLTQTKSVNAAKDWSGSRLVTPKAAKAKR, from the coding sequence GTGAGCGCGACCGCGGACCACGCGGAGGAGCGGACCAACCCGGCGACACGCCTGGGGTTCGAGCCCGGACAGGTGGTCCAGGAGATCGGCTACGACGACGACGTCGAGCATGAGCTCCGTGAGGGCATTGAGGCCATTACCGGCCAGGACCTCGTCGACGAGGAGTACGACGACATCGCCGACGTCGTCCTGCTCTGGTTCCGCGACGAGGACGGCGACCTTACGGACGCGCTGGTGGATGCCATTGGTCTGATCGACGAGGGCGGCGAGATCTGGCTGATGACGCCGAAGACCGGCCGCGACGGATACGTCGAGCCGAGCGACATCAACGAGGCCTCGCAGACCGCCGGTCTCACCCAGACCAAGAGCGTCAACGCGGCCAAGGACTGGTCGGGAAGCCGACTCGTCACGCCCAAAGCGGCCAAGGCCAAGCGCTGA
- a CDS encoding peptidase inhibitor family I36 protein: MRTTFAATALAAVALITTALFPPATAGAAAPAAAAVPAGAAVPAAAPVRLGDCASGQLCLWAKPDFTGARLTHELSTIDIESCVPLKPGTTAQSLANRTGRPVTTYQSAECQETGEFETYPGGGTWLPRSPYQVRAFKVWEN; the protein is encoded by the coding sequence ATGCGTACGACCTTTGCCGCGACCGCCCTGGCCGCCGTCGCCCTGATCACCACGGCCCTCTTCCCGCCCGCGACCGCCGGAGCGGCGGCGCCGGCCGCAGCCGCCGTGCCCGCCGGGGCCGCCGTGCCCGCCGCCGCGCCGGTCCGCCTCGGGGACTGCGCCAGTGGGCAGCTCTGCCTCTGGGCGAAACCGGATTTCACCGGCGCCCGCCTGACCCATGAGCTGTCCACCATCGACATCGAGAGCTGCGTGCCGCTGAAACCCGGCACCACCGCCCAGTCCCTCGCCAACCGCACCGGGCGGCCCGTCACGACCTACCAGTCCGCCGAGTGCCAGGAGACCGGCGAGTTCGAGACCTATCCGGGCGGCGGCACCTGGCTGCCCCGCTCCCCGTACCAGGTCCGCGCCTTCAAGGTGTGGGAGAACTGA
- the aceE gene encoding pyruvate dehydrogenase (acetyl-transferring), homodimeric type → MASGSDRNPIIIGGLPSQVPDFDPEETREWLDSLDAAVDERGRERARYLMLRLIERAREKRVAVPEMRSTDYVNTIATKDEPFFPGDEEIERKILNATRWNAAVMVSRAQRPGIGVGGHIATFASSASLYDVGFNHFFRGKDDGRGGDQIFFQGHASPGIYARAYLLDRLSEAQLDAFRQEKSKAPNGLSSYPHPRMMPDFWEFPTVSMGLGPLGAIYQARMNRYMEARGIADTSDSHVWAYLGDGEMDEPESLGQLSIAAREGLDNLTFVVNCNLQRLDGPVRGNGKIIQELESQFRGAGWNVIKLVWDRSWDPLLAQDRTGILVNKLNTTPDGQFQTYATETGAYIREHFFGDDPRLRDMVKDMTDQQILHLGRGGHDHRKVYAAYAAAKAHKGQPTVILAQTVKGWTLGPNFEGRNATHQMKKLTAEDLKRFRDRLHIPIADKELEDGNPPYYHPGRDTEEIQYMHDRRKGLGGYVPTRVVRAKPLTLPGDQAYAAAKKGSGQQSIATTMAFVRILKDLMRDKEIGRRFVLIAPDEYRTFGMDAFFPSAKIYNPLGQQYESVDRDLLLAYKESPTGQLLHDGISEAGCTASLIAAGSAYATHGEPLIPVYVFYSMFGFQRTGDQFWQMADQLARGFVLGATAGRTTLTGEGTQHADGHSQLLASTNPACVAYDPAFGYEIAHIVRDGLRRMYGGTPEENEDVFYYLTVYNEPIQHPAEPADVDVEGILKGVHRYRSGEKGEIPAQILASGVAVPWAVEAQRILADEWNVRADVWSATSWNELRREAVDVERYNLLHPEEEQRVPYVTRKLSGAQGPFVAVSDWMRSVPDQIARWVPGTYQSLGADGFGFADTRGAARRFFHIDAQSIVLAVLTELAKDGKIDRSALKTAVDRYELLDVASADPGAAGGDA, encoded by the coding sequence GTGGCTTCCGGATCAGATCGCAACCCGATCATCATTGGCGGCCTTCCGAGTCAGGTCCCGGATTTCGATCCCGAAGAGACCCGTGAATGGCTCGACTCCCTCGACGCCGCCGTCGACGAGCGCGGCCGTGAGCGGGCCCGCTATCTCATGCTCCGGCTCATCGAGCGAGCGCGCGAGAAGCGTGTCGCCGTGCCGGAGATGCGCAGCACGGACTACGTGAACACGATCGCCACGAAGGACGAGCCGTTCTTCCCCGGCGACGAGGAGATCGAACGCAAGATCCTCAACGCGACCCGCTGGAACGCGGCCGTGATGGTGTCGCGCGCCCAGCGGCCGGGCATCGGCGTGGGCGGCCACATCGCCACGTTCGCGTCGTCCGCCTCCCTGTACGACGTGGGTTTCAACCACTTCTTCCGCGGCAAGGACGACGGCCGGGGCGGTGACCAGATCTTCTTCCAGGGGCACGCCTCCCCCGGGATCTACGCCCGCGCGTATCTGCTGGACCGGTTGAGCGAGGCGCAGCTCGACGCGTTCCGCCAGGAGAAGTCGAAGGCGCCGAACGGGCTGTCCAGCTACCCGCACCCGCGGATGATGCCGGACTTCTGGGAGTTCCCCACGGTGTCGATGGGGCTCGGCCCGCTCGGCGCGATCTACCAGGCGCGGATGAACCGCTACATGGAGGCGCGCGGCATCGCCGACACGTCGGACTCGCATGTGTGGGCGTACCTGGGCGACGGCGAGATGGACGAGCCGGAGTCGCTGGGCCAGCTGTCGATCGCCGCCCGCGAGGGCCTGGACAACCTGACCTTCGTCGTCAACTGCAACCTCCAGCGCCTCGACGGGCCGGTGCGCGGCAACGGCAAGATCATCCAGGAGCTGGAGTCCCAGTTCCGGGGCGCCGGGTGGAACGTGATCAAGCTGGTCTGGGACCGGTCCTGGGACCCGCTGCTGGCTCAGGACCGCACGGGCATCCTGGTCAACAAGCTGAACACGACGCCGGACGGGCAGTTCCAGACGTATGCGACGGAGACCGGCGCGTACATCCGGGAGCACTTCTTCGGCGACGACCCCCGGCTGCGCGACATGGTCAAGGACATGACCGACCAGCAGATCCTGCACCTGGGGCGCGGGGGCCACGACCACCGCAAGGTGTACGCGGCCTACGCGGCGGCCAAGGCCCACAAGGGCCAGCCCACGGTGATCCTGGCGCAGACGGTCAAGGGCTGGACCCTCGGGCCGAACTTCGAGGGCCGCAACGCGACCCACCAGATGAAGAAGCTCACCGCCGAGGACCTGAAGCGCTTCCGGGACCGGCTGCACATCCCGATCGCGGACAAGGAGCTGGAGGACGGCAACCCGCCGTACTACCACCCCGGCCGCGACACGGAGGAGATCCAGTACATGCACGACCGCCGCAAGGGTCTGGGCGGCTACGTCCCGACCCGTGTGGTGCGTGCGAAGCCCCTGACGCTGCCCGGCGACCAGGCGTACGCGGCGGCGAAGAAGGGCTCGGGGCAGCAGTCGATCGCCACCACGATGGCGTTCGTCCGCATCCTGAAGGACCTCATGCGGGACAAGGAGATCGGCAGGCGCTTCGTGCTGATCGCGCCCGACGAGTACCGCACGTTCGGGATGGACGCCTTCTTCCCGAGCGCGAAGATCTACAACCCGCTCGGGCAGCAGTACGAGTCGGTGGACCGCGATCTGCTGCTCGCGTACAAGGAGTCGCCGACCGGTCAGCTGCTGCACGACGGGATCTCGGAGGCCGGCTGCACGGCCTCGCTGATCGCCGCCGGTTCGGCGTACGCCACGCACGGCGAGCCGCTGATCCCGGTGTACGTCTTCTACTCGATGTTCGGCTTCCAGCGCACCGGCGACCAGTTCTGGCAGATGGCCGACCAGCTCGCCCGCGGCTTCGTACTCGGCGCGACCGCCGGCCGGACGACGCTGACCGGCGAGGGCACCCAGCACGCCGACGGGCACTCGCAGCTGCTGGCCTCGACCAACCCGGCCTGTGTGGCCTACGACCCGGCGTTCGGGTACGAGATCGCGCACATCGTCCGGGACGGGCTGCGCCGGATGTACGGCGGGACGCCCGAGGAGAACGAGGACGTCTTCTACTACCTCACCGTCTACAACGAGCCGATCCAGCACCCGGCGGAGCCGGCCGACGTGGACGTCGAGGGCATCCTCAAGGGCGTCCACCGCTACCGGAGCGGGGAGAAGGGCGAGATCCCGGCCCAGATCCTGGCCTCCGGGGTGGCGGTGCCGTGGGCGGTGGAGGCCCAGCGCATCCTCGCGGACGAGTGGAACGTACGGGCGGACGTCTGGTCGGCGACCTCCTGGAACGAGCTGCGGCGCGAGGCCGTGGACGTGGAGCGGTACAACCTGCTGCACCCGGAGGAGGAGCAGCGCGTCCCGTATGTGACGCGCAAGCTGTCCGGGGCGCAGGGGCCGTTCGTGGCGGTGTCGGACTGGATGCGGTCGGTCCCGGACCAGATCGCCCGCTGGGTGCCCGGCACGTACCAGTCGCTGGGGGCGGACGGCTTCGGCTTCGCGGACACGCGGGGCGCGGCGCGGCGGTTCTTCCACATCGACGCGCAGTCGATCGTGCTCGCGGTGCTCACGGAGCTGGCGAAGGACGGGAAGATCGACCGTTCGGCGCTGAAGACGGCGGTCGACCGCTACGAGCTGCTGGACGTGGCCTCGGCCGATCCGGGGGCCGCGGGCGGAGACGCGTAA
- a CDS encoding alpha/beta hydrolase: MTSFDSSPTLTAWRALLALAVVFVMLATTGWTAVRHQRSTDGRALALAAWAKGSIAGRPLPDAAAPPYKLAHFFGTLTAAQRAHLADTYPLVVGNLNGAPVTTRYRANRRAIVRASAVERERVHDTRLSPTGRARAQQRLDRFRSMLGRDRHFLAFDPSGRGLAAEVFGDLDRAGRISLVVPGVDTGLLTLERTGAKVNAAPVGMARALYAAERAADPGVRTAVIAWADYTTPVGIGMDAATGTLAERGAVRLDALVRALPGPAPVSLFCHSYGSVLCGVAASRLPGRVADIAVAGSPGMRADNTAELHTRAHVWAMRDSDDWIEDVPNLEIGGLGHGADPVDRGFGARVVSADGAIGHSGYFVPGTESLDNFAAIGVGAYTSVTCASADNSCNAGVYADAPA; encoded by the coding sequence GTGACTTCCTTCGATTCCTCCCCCACGCTCACCGCCTGGCGCGCGCTGCTCGCCCTGGCGGTCGTCTTCGTGATGCTCGCGACCACCGGCTGGACCGCCGTACGCCATCAGCGTTCCACCGACGGCCGCGCGCTCGCGCTGGCCGCCTGGGCCAAGGGATCGATAGCGGGCCGGCCGCTGCCCGACGCCGCGGCCCCGCCGTACAAGCTGGCGCACTTCTTCGGCACGCTGACCGCCGCGCAGCGCGCCCACCTCGCCGACACCTACCCGCTGGTGGTCGGCAACCTCAACGGCGCCCCGGTCACCACCCGTTACCGGGCGAACCGGCGGGCGATCGTGCGGGCGAGCGCGGTCGAACGCGAGCGCGTCCACGACACCAGGCTCTCCCCCACCGGCCGCGCCCGCGCCCAGCAGCGCCTGGACCGCTTCCGCTCGATGCTCGGCCGGGACCGGCACTTCCTGGCGTTCGACCCGTCCGGGCGCGGGCTGGCCGCCGAGGTCTTCGGCGACCTCGACCGGGCCGGGCGCATCTCGCTCGTCGTGCCCGGCGTGGACACCGGCCTGCTGACCCTGGAACGCACCGGCGCCAAGGTCAACGCCGCGCCCGTCGGCATGGCACGAGCGCTGTACGCCGCCGAGCGCGCCGCGGACCCCGGGGTGCGCACCGCCGTGATCGCCTGGGCCGACTACACCACGCCGGTGGGCATCGGGATGGACGCCGCGACCGGCACCCTGGCCGAACGCGGGGCGGTCCGGCTGGACGCGCTGGTCCGGGCGCTGCCGGGCCCCGCGCCCGTCTCGCTGTTCTGCCACAGCTACGGCTCCGTCCTGTGCGGGGTCGCCGCGAGCAGGCTGCCCGGCCGGGTGGCGGACATCGCGGTGGCCGGCAGCCCCGGCATGCGGGCGGACAACACCGCCGAACTGCACACCCGGGCGCATGTGTGGGCGATGCGCGACAGCGACGACTGGATCGAGGACGTGCCGAACCTGGAGATCGGCGGCCTGGGCCACGGCGCCGACCCGGTGGACCGGGGCTTCGGCGCCCGTGTCGTCTCGGCGGACGGGGCGATCGGCCACAGCGGCTACTTCGTGCCCGGCACCGAGAGCCTCGACAACTTCGCCGCGATCGGCGTGGGCGCGTACACGTCGGTGACCTGCGCGTCCGCCGACAACTCCTGCAACGCCGGGGTGTACGCCGACGCGCCAGCCTGA
- a CDS encoding DUF475 domain-containing protein, which yields MLLKTFGWSFAITVAGLVAAFFYGGWEAFGVVAILSVLEISLSFDNAVVNAGILKKMSAFWQKIFLTIGVLIAVFGMRLVFPVVIVAVTASLNPIDAIDLSFNDPDQYKQLVTDAHPAIAAFGGMFLLMIFLDFIFEERDIQWLRWIERPLAKLGKVDMLSVCVALIVLLIASLTVATHAHQHGGGHADKAATVLLSGVAGLITYLIVGGLSGYFEDKLEEEEEREHEAEEEAKRSGKKVSAIALTGKAAFFMFLYLEVLDASFSFDGVIGAFAITNEIVLMALGLGVGAMYVRSLTVYLVRQGTLDDYVYLEHGAHYAIGALAVLLLVTIQYEINEIITGLIGVVLIAWSFWSSVRRNKALEAEEGSTEVTAGV from the coding sequence GTGCTTCTGAAAACCTTCGGGTGGTCGTTCGCGATCACCGTGGCCGGTCTTGTGGCCGCATTCTTCTACGGGGGGTGGGAAGCCTTCGGTGTGGTGGCGATCCTGTCCGTCCTGGAGATCTCGCTGTCGTTCGACAACGCGGTGGTCAACGCCGGAATCCTGAAGAAGATGTCTGCCTTCTGGCAGAAGATCTTCCTCACGATCGGCGTCCTGATCGCGGTCTTCGGTATGCGGCTGGTCTTCCCCGTCGTGATCGTGGCTGTTACGGCGAGCCTGAACCCGATCGATGCGATCGACCTGTCGTTCAACGACCCGGACCAGTACAAGCAGCTGGTCACGGACGCCCACCCGGCGATCGCCGCCTTCGGTGGCATGTTCCTGCTGATGATCTTCCTCGACTTCATCTTCGAGGAGCGCGACATCCAGTGGCTGCGCTGGATCGAGCGCCCGCTCGCCAAGCTCGGCAAGGTCGACATGCTGTCGGTCTGCGTCGCGCTGATCGTTCTGCTGATCGCCTCCCTGACCGTCGCCACGCACGCCCACCAGCACGGCGGCGGCCACGCGGACAAGGCGGCGACCGTCCTGCTCTCCGGCGTCGCGGGTCTGATCACGTATCTGATCGTCGGCGGGCTCTCCGGCTACTTCGAGGACAAACTCGAAGAGGAGGAGGAGCGCGAGCACGAGGCGGAGGAAGAGGCCAAGCGCAGCGGCAAGAAGGTCTCGGCCATCGCCCTCACCGGCAAGGCCGCGTTCTTCATGTTCCTCTACCTGGAAGTGCTCGACGCCTCCTTCTCGTTCGACGGCGTGATCGGCGCCTTCGCCATCACCAACGAGATCGTGCTCATGGCCCTCGGCCTCGGCGTCGGCGCCATGTACGTCCGTTCGCTCACGGTCTACCTGGTCCGCCAGGGCACCCTGGACGACTACGTCTACCTGGAGCACGGCGCGCACTACGCGATCGGCGCGCTGGCCGTCCTGCTGCTCGTCACCATCCAGTACGAGATCAACGAGATCATCACCGGTCTGATCGGTGTCGTCCTGATCGCCTGGTCCTTCTGGTCCTCGGTCCGCCGCAACAAGGCGCTGGAGGCGGAGGAAGGCAGCACCGAAGTGACCGCCGGGGTGTGA
- a CDS encoding MFS transporter, whose amino-acid sequence MTSQTTVEKAPRDPQGPGPAPAGGLRGHPWLTLFSVAIGVMMVALDGTIVAIANPAIQQDLGASLADVQWITNGYMLALAVSLITAGKLGDRFGHRQTFLIGVVGFAAASGAIGLSDSVALVITFRVLQGLFGALLMPAALGLLRATFPAEKLNMAIGIWGMVIGASTAGGPILGGVLVEHVSWQSVFFINVPVGVIALVLGILILKDHRAENAPRSFDIAGIVLLSGAMFCLIWALIKGAEWGWGDLQTVGYLVGAAVLFLAFAMVEQRVREPLVPLGMFRSVPLSAGTVLMVLMAFAFMGGLFFVTFYLQNVHGMKAVDAGLHLLPLTAMMIVASPVAGALITKFGPRVPLVGGMVCTAVACFGMSQLTVGTSTLTMSIWFALLGLGLAPVMVGATEVIVGNAPMELSGVAGGLQQAAMQVGGSLGTAVLGAIMASRVDSALPGNWKDAGLQQLTPEQLEQASSAIKVGMPPVTEKTPPEIAGKIVGVAHDTFVSGMSTAFMVAGIVAVIAALVATLTKRGENAEAGMGGGHI is encoded by the coding sequence ATGACTAGTCAGACCACCGTCGAAAAGGCTCCGCGGGACCCACAGGGCCCCGGTCCCGCACCGGCCGGAGGGCTGCGCGGCCACCCCTGGCTGACGCTGTTCTCCGTGGCCATCGGCGTGATGATGGTCGCGCTCGACGGCACGATCGTCGCGATCGCCAACCCCGCCATCCAGCAGGATCTCGGCGCCTCGCTCGCCGACGTCCAGTGGATAACCAACGGCTACATGCTCGCCCTCGCGGTCTCCCTGATCACCGCGGGCAAGCTGGGTGACCGCTTCGGTCACCGCCAGACCTTCCTCATCGGTGTCGTCGGCTTCGCGGCCGCCTCGGGCGCCATCGGGCTGTCCGACAGCGTCGCCCTCGTCATCACCTTCCGGGTGCTCCAGGGCCTCTTCGGCGCGCTGCTCATGCCGGCCGCGCTGGGGCTGCTGCGCGCCACGTTCCCGGCCGAGAAGCTGAACATGGCGATCGGCATCTGGGGCATGGTGATCGGCGCCTCGACCGCGGGCGGCCCGATCCTCGGCGGGGTGCTCGTCGAGCACGTCAGCTGGCAGTCCGTCTTCTTCATCAACGTGCCGGTCGGCGTGATCGCCCTGGTGCTCGGCATCCTGATCCTCAAGGACCACCGCGCCGAGAACGCGCCGCGCTCCTTCGATATCGCGGGCATCGTCCTGCTGTCCGGCGCGATGTTCTGCCTGATCTGGGCGCTGATCAAGGGCGCCGAGTGGGGCTGGGGCGACCTCCAGACGGTCGGCTACCTGGTCGGCGCGGCCGTCCTGTTCCTGGCGTTCGCGATGGTCGAGCAGCGGGTGCGGGAGCCGCTGGTCCCGCTGGGCATGTTCCGCTCCGTCCCGCTCTCCGCCGGCACGGTGCTGATGGTGCTGATGGCCTTCGCGTTCATGGGCGGCCTGTTCTTCGTCACCTTCTACCTCCAGAACGTGCACGGCATGAAGGCCGTGGACGCGGGCCTGCACCTGCTGCCGCTGACCGCGATGATGATCGTCGCCTCGCCGGTGGCGGGCGCCCTGATCACCAAGTTCGGCCCGCGCGTCCCGCTGGTGGGCGGCATGGTCTGCACCGCCGTCGCCTGCTTCGGCATGTCCCAGCTGACCGTCGGCACCAGCACGCTGACGATGTCGATCTGGTTCGCCCTGCTCGGCCTCGGCCTCGCCCCGGTCATGGTCGGTGCCACCGAGGTCATCGTCGGCAACGCCCCGATGGAGCTGTCCGGCGTCGCCGGTGGCCTCCAGCAGGCCGCGATGCAGGTCGGCGGCAGCCTCGGTACGGCGGTGCTCGGCGCGATCATGGCCTCGCGTGTCGACTCCGCGCTGCCGGGCAACTGGAAGGACGCCGGGCTGCAGCAGCTGACCCCCGAGCAGCTCGAACAGGCGTCCTCCGCCATCAAGGTCGGCATGCCGCCGGTCACCGAGAAGACCCCGCCGGAGATCGCGGGGAAGATCGTGGGCGTCGCGCACGACACGTTCGTCTCCGGCATGAGCACCGCGTTCATGGTCGCCGGAATCGTCGCGGTGATCGCCGCCCTCGTCGCCACGCTGACCAAGCGCGGCGAGAACGCGGAGGCGGGCATGGGCGGCGGCCACATCTGA